In Kineococcus sp. NBC_00420, a single genomic region encodes these proteins:
- a CDS encoding DNA gyrase/topoisomerase IV subunit A: MPRKSAPPPPPSDVPERIVDIDVEQEMQGAFLEYAYSVIYSRALPDARDGLKPVQRRILYMMQDMGLVPARAHVKSARVVGEVMGKLHPHGDVAIYDALVRQAQSWTMRLPLVDGHGNFGSLDAGPAAQRYTEARMAPAALLMTTGLDENVVDFVPNYDDRLTEPGVLPAAFPNLLVNGASGIAVGMATNMPPHNLVEVVNAAKHLIRHPEADLPALMRFIPGPDLPTGGRIVGLEGIKDAYASGRGSFRTRASVTMEKIGRRQAIVATELPYGVGPERLIEKIADHVKNKRLQGVADVTDLSDRHNGMRLVIEVKNGFVPEAVLEQLYRLTPMEESFGINNVALVEGQPRTLGLKELLEVFIGHRLDVVRRRTQFRLEKAQDRLHLVDGLLVAILDIDEVIAIVRSSDDAPAALSRLMERFTLSENQGRYILDMQLRRLTRFSRIELEREQGELRATIAELQAILDDENRLRTLVSDELGAVAAEHGTPRRTVLLTASGPATGSAAVPTQLEISDDPCWVLLSSAGLLARTSSVEPLGTEGRRSRHDLVLAAAPATARGFVGVITSAGRLVRVPVLDLPTLPETAGRPNLSGGTGVKEFVTFGKGERALTIVPLPSPGVEDPDDPGFALATAGGTVKRVVLEALGNRDEVDVITLKDLGPRQKDEVVAAVQLTSGEEELVFITSDAQLLRFSASAVRPQGRPAAGMAGIKLSPGARVVAMTAVSGDAENPVVVTVAGDSTSGVSQLGSAKVTPLSEYPAKGRATGGVRCHRFARGEDVLLLAWAGPAPAEAATSTGTAVALPETPGRRDGSGTALERPIAAIAGPPQV, from the coding sequence ATGCCTCGCAAGTCCGCACCTCCGCCGCCGCCGTCCGACGTTCCCGAGCGGATCGTCGACATCGACGTCGAGCAGGAGATGCAGGGGGCGTTCCTGGAGTACGCCTACTCCGTCATCTACTCGCGCGCCCTGCCCGACGCCCGGGACGGCCTGAAACCCGTCCAGCGCCGGATCCTCTACATGATGCAGGACATGGGGCTGGTCCCCGCGCGGGCGCACGTGAAGTCGGCCCGCGTGGTCGGCGAGGTGATGGGCAAGCTGCACCCGCACGGTGACGTCGCGATCTACGACGCCCTGGTGCGCCAGGCCCAGAGCTGGACGATGCGGCTGCCGCTGGTCGACGGGCACGGGAACTTCGGGTCCCTGGACGCCGGTCCCGCCGCGCAGCGCTACACCGAGGCGCGGATGGCGCCGGCCGCGCTGCTCATGACGACGGGCCTGGACGAGAACGTCGTCGACTTCGTCCCGAACTACGACGACCGGCTCACCGAACCCGGTGTCCTGCCGGCCGCGTTCCCGAACCTGCTCGTCAACGGGGCCAGCGGCATCGCCGTCGGGATGGCCACGAACATGCCGCCGCACAACCTCGTCGAGGTGGTCAACGCGGCGAAGCACCTCATCCGCCACCCCGAGGCGGACCTCCCGGCCCTCATGCGCTTCATCCCGGGCCCGGACCTGCCCACGGGCGGGCGCATCGTCGGCCTCGAGGGGATCAAGGACGCCTACGCGAGCGGTCGCGGTTCCTTCCGCACCCGGGCCAGCGTGACGATGGAGAAGATCGGCCGCCGCCAGGCGATCGTCGCCACCGAACTCCCCTACGGCGTCGGACCGGAACGGTTGATCGAGAAGATCGCCGACCACGTCAAGAACAAGCGCCTGCAGGGTGTCGCCGACGTCACCGACCTCTCCGACCGGCACAACGGGATGCGCCTGGTCATCGAGGTCAAGAACGGTTTCGTCCCCGAGGCCGTGCTGGAGCAGCTCTACCGGTTGACGCCGATGGAGGAGTCCTTCGGCATCAACAACGTGGCCCTGGTCGAGGGCCAGCCCCGGACGCTGGGGTTGAAGGAACTCCTCGAGGTGTTCATCGGCCACCGCCTCGACGTGGTGCGCCGCCGGACGCAGTTCCGCCTGGAGAAGGCCCAGGACCGGTTGCACCTCGTCGACGGGTTGCTCGTCGCGATCCTGGACATCGACGAGGTCATCGCGATCGTCCGTTCCTCCGACGACGCCCCGGCCGCGTTGAGCCGGTTGATGGAGCGCTTCACCCTGTCGGAGAACCAGGGTCGCTACATCCTGGACATGCAGCTGCGCCGCCTGACGCGGTTCTCCCGCATCGAGCTGGAACGCGAGCAGGGCGAGTTGCGGGCCACCATCGCCGAGCTCCAGGCCATCCTGGACGACGAGAACCGGTTGCGGACCCTCGTCAGCGACGAACTCGGCGCGGTCGCCGCGGAGCACGGGACGCCGCGCCGCACGGTGCTGCTGACCGCCTCCGGCCCGGCGACCGGTTCGGCGGCCGTCCCGACGCAGCTGGAGATCTCCGACGACCCGTGCTGGGTCCTGCTGTCGTCGGCGGGTCTGCTGGCGCGGACGAGTTCGGTGGAACCCCTGGGCACCGAGGGCAGGCGCAGCCGGCACGACCTGGTGCTCGCCGCGGCCCCCGCGACGGCCCGGGGTTTCGTCGGGGTCATCACCTCGGCGGGACGTCTGGTCCGGGTCCCGGTGCTGGACCTGCCGACGCTGCCCGAGACGGCAGGACGGCCGAACCTCTCCGGTGGCACCGGCGTCAAGGAGTTCGTGACGTTCGGGAAGGGCGAGCGGGCCCTGACGATCGTGCCGCTGCCCAGCCCCGGCGTCGAGGACCCCGACGACCCGGGTTTCGCCCTCGCCACCGCCGGCGGGACGGTGAAGCGCGTCGTGCTGGAAGCGCTGGGAAACCGCGACGAGGTCGATGTCATCACGCTGAAGGACCTCGGCCCGCGCCAGAAGGACGAGGTCGTCGCGGCCGTCCAGCTGACGAGCGGCGAGGAGGAGCTGGTGTTCATCACCTCCGACGCCCAGCTGCTGCGCTTCTCCGCCTCGGCGGTGCGCCCGCAGGGTCGTCCCGCCGCCGGGATGGCCGGGATCAAGCTCTCCCCCGGCGCCCGGGTGGTCGCGATGACCGCCGTCTCCGGCGACGCCGAGAACCCCGTCGTCGTGACCGTCGCGGGCGACTCGACGAGCGGGGTCTCGCAGCTCGGCTCGGCGAAGGTCACCCCGCTCTCGGAGTACCCGGCCAAGGGCCGCGCGACCGGCGGGGTGCGCTGCCACCGCTTCGCCCGGGGTGAGGACGTGCTGCTGCTGGCGTGGGCCGGCCCGGCTCCCGCCGAGGCCGCGACGTCGACCGGCACCGCCGTCGCCCTGCCGGAGACGCCCGGACGCCGGGACGGGTCGGGTACCGCGCTGGAACGGCCGATCGCCGCGATCGCGGGGCCGCCCCAGGTGTAG